The stretch of DNA CAATTTGATGATCTGACCCTCCATTACGAGATACGTAAATAATTCCATTTTCTGTAATATAGTTAACATACCAAGATATTTCATCAGCATGTGCTTCTATAATTAACTTATGCGGAGATTTAGGATTTATAACGCCTACTGCGGTACCATATAAATCTGTATATATTTTATCAACATAATTCTTCATATGGTTTATCCATATTTTTTGTCCTTCTGTTTCTTCCCCACTTGGGGAAACGCCATCAAGATATTTTTTTAAAAATTTAATTGAATCATTATTAATGCAATAATTATTTTTCATGATTTATTTTTTTAATTTTTAAATCAAAATACTTCCTTTAAATACAAATTCCGTAGGTCCATTTAAATAAATATCTTCATATCCTTTTTCTGTTTTTTTTAATGAAACGAATAAATTTCCACCTGAAGTTTTCACTTTTACTTTATTTTCATCATTATAAGGTAATCTATTTGTTTCATATGCAGCAATTACAGCAGCAGTTACACCTGTTCCACAGGATAAAGTCTCTTTTTCTACTCCTCTTTCATAAGTTCTAACAAATAAAATATTTTTTTCTAATATTTTTACAAAATTAACATTTACTCCTTCATTAACAATATATGGATTATTTAATCTAATTCTTCTTCCTTCCCTATAAACATCTATTTTCTGAATATCATCTTTTACGAATAATACGTAATGGGGAGATCCAGTGTTAAGAAATATATGTTGTTTAAGATGAATTATTATTTCAGTTTTTTTTAGATTTATAAGTTTTACAGAAACTAAATTATCTTTAATAAATCCATAATGATATCCATCTTCTGCTCTAAAATAAGTTTTTTTATCTTTTATTATTCCTAATTCTTTAGAAAAAGAAATAACACATCTCCCTCCATTTCCACACATGGAACTTTTTTTACCATCTGAGTTGTAATATTTCATATAAAAATCACTAATTTCATCATTTTGAATTGAAATAATTCCATCTGCTCCAATTCCAAAATTTCTATCACATAATTTTCTGAACAAGGAAGTATTTTCCACAATAT from Blattabacterium cuenoti encodes:
- the dapF gene encoding diaminopimelate epimerase; amino-acid sequence: MKLNFFKYHGTGNDFIMLDLRKKNIVENTSLFRKLCDRNFGIGADGIISIQNDEISDFYMKYYNSDGKKSSMCGNGGRCVISFSKELGIIKDKKTYFRAEDGYHYGFIKDNLVSVKLINLKKTEIIIHLKQHIFLNTGSPHYVLFVKDDIQKIDVYREGRRIRLNNPYIVNEGVNVNFVKILEKNILFVRTYERGVEKETLSCGTGVTAAVIAAYETNRLPYNDENKVKVKTSGGNLFVSLKKTEKGYEDIYLNGPTEFVFKGSILI